The sequence CAGTAAAGCCGATGGTTAATTCACTGGTGATATCCCCGGTGATCCGAACATTTTTTTGCAGCTTCTGGTTAAATATACCCATCTCATCGATTGATATTTTCATTTGCTCCAGTTGAAGCTCGACATTTTGATGTGATTGTTCTGATGCTACAGTTCGTTCATATACATTCTTAATTAACTGACGTGAAAGGAAAGATAGCATAAATACGATAACCATCGGTAAGAAGAGCTTGATATTATCAGCCCATATATAGGGTGGGAAGTCATTAGTACCAGGATGCACAATAAAATAATTCAGCTGTATAAAGCTGATTATTCCGTATACCAGCAGTGGTTTATAGACAGGATAAAGTGCTAACAACACAGCAAAAGTGAGTAAAGAAATGAGATTGGGTTGAGTGAAATTCACGTAGATCATTAATATACTTGACACTACGACCATTATGTATGGAATCTGCCGGGTACCTATTCGCATCTTCAATGCACCGAAAAATACTATATTCGTAACAATGCATATTATTGCAGTTACAATACCGGTTGTCATACCTTCTTGTATAGTAAGTAATGGTGTAGCCAATACCGAGATCAGTAAAATTAAATAGGCCATTATTTTATTTCGCTTGTGAGTTAATTCATTCTCAAAAAGGGTATAACTTCCATTTTTAGACTCTTGTGCAATCAATATTCGACGTTCAGCCTGCATCACAATTGACATTTTCTCTCGTCCCTTCATCTATACGCATTCTGTATGAAGTATTATATCGGACGATAACAAACTTTATTTTAGAGGAGTTTCCTTAATTAGACAAAAAAACAAGGGCGGAATTTATAATTCCGACCCTTGTTCTATAAAGTGTGTGAATTTATTGTGTTTTTTTCAAAAACATTCTTATAACAATTTATTAATATCATCCTTAATCTGTTCGGATTGTGGACCAAATACGATTTGGACTGCACCTTGACCCAGTCTCATGACTCCAGAAGCACCTAGCTGCTTCAGAGCAGAATCTTTGACAGCCTTATCATCATTTACAATCAGACGAAGGCGCGTAATACATGCATCTATATTGCGGATATTAGATGGACCTCCGATGTTTTCGAGGATCTTAGCTGCTCTTGAAGAAGCGGATATCTTCGCTCCACCTACAGAGACTTCTTCCAGTTCATCTTCTACATCATCTTCACGACCTGGTGTTTTGAGGTTGAACTTCGTGATAATAAAACGGAACAAAACATAATACAAGACGAAGAAGGCAAGCCCAATCGGAATCAGAAGCCATGCATTGGTGGAACTCTTCAGGTTAACCAGATAATCGATTAGCCCTGCAGAGAATCCAAAACCCAGCTTGACGTCTAGAATGTACAACAATGCCATAGAGAATCCTGTTAGTAACGCATGAACCAGATACAATAATGGTGCAACAAACATAAAGGAAAATTCTAGTGGTTCAGTGATACCGGTCAAGAAGGAAGCAATTGCAGAACCAATAAAGATCGAAGCTACCATTTTGCGTTTTTCCGGCTTCGCTGTGTGAATAAAGGCTAGTGCTGCGCCAGGAAGTGCGAACATCATGATTGGGAAGAAACCGGACATGAACATCCCTGCAGTTTTATCTCCAGCAAAGAAGCGGGTTAAATCGCCGTGAACGACATCACCAGCTGCGTTCGTAAAATCACCGATCTGGAACCAAGCAATTGTATTAATTACGTGATGCAAACCAATAGGAATCAGCAGTCGGTTAGCAGTACCAAATATGAAGGCACCTAAGGCACCCAGTCCGACAACCCAGTTACCAAAATCATTAATTACATCCTGTACAGGACTCCAGATCATCCCTACAAATACTGCCAAGACCATCATGGAAGCTGCAGTTATGATAGGTACAAAACGTTTGCCGGCAAAAAATCCAAGCCAGTCTGGCATCTTGATATTATGATATCTCTTATATAAGAAGGCTGCCCAAGCACCGGCAAATATCCCGCCGAGTACACCCATGTTCAATACAACATCATCATTAATAAAGGAGAATTGTAGTGGCACAATGGCTAATATCTTGGTTAATACCAGATACGAGATAATAGCTGACAATGCAGCTACAGCGTCACCAGCAAACCCTATGGCAACCCCAACTGCGAATATCAACGCAAGATTTCCAAATATGGCTCCGGCACCAGCATTGAGGAATGGAGCAACGTATTGGTTTAGAAATCCTCCCACTGTGCTTCCAAAATGAATATCTTTTTCGTAGTCAATAAGACCAAAGCCTTGAAGAATAGCTGCTGCTGGCAAAGTAGCGACTGGAAGCATCAGCGACTTGCCTAACTTTTGTAGAAAAGCCAACATAAACATATCATCCTTTCGTTTGCTTATTAATAATGCTATTTGTTATTGCTTTGAAACCACGCTGAGAATTACATGTTCACCAGCCGTAACTTGACCGTAATGACACTCCACTTCCGGCATTATCTCCTCTGTTGCAGTCACAATAATAGGTGAAATCGTATCAAAACCTGCTGCACGTATAACTTCGAGATCAAATTCAATTAATGTCTGTCCTGCTTTAACAGTGTCACCACTCGCTACATGACTGATGAATCCATTCCCTTTCAGGCTGACCGTATCGATTCCGATATGCAGCAACAGCTGCAAGCCGCTGGAATGCTCCAATATTAAAGCGTGACTTGATTTGACGATATGAGCGACCTTACCGTCGAAAGGAGCTTTAAGTATTCCCTCTGTAGGTTGGATAGCAATCCCGTTGCCCATATGACCTCCGGCAAAGGTATCGTCCGGAACTTGCGCTAATGGAACAGCCATACCCGTGATTGGAGCTGTTATTTCTACGACAAGCTGAGTATGTTTCTCTTCTTTTTTTGATTTCCATTTGGAAAACATGACTGCCACTCCTCTTAAGCTGTTATTTGTGTTTCCGTGAAGTTTGGAATAGGCGGTGTAAATGCATCGCCATGAAGCATAGCTCTTCTTCTGGAATGTCCACATCCAGTGATTTACGCATGATTGTTCCGAGTTTCTGAGCTAGTTTGTATTCCACTTTGTATTCTTTTTTAATATGCTTCACAAAAGGATTATCAATGAATGACTTTTGCAAAATTCTCTCCAATGAGAATCGTAAGTGAATCATCAAGCGGACATGATTCATACTGCCGTGCTCAAAGGTTATATTCCCTTCGTCCCGTATCACATCCATCAGCTCGCTGACAATATTCGAAGCCTTTACCAGTTGCCCTACTGGCACATTGCTGACTGCCGAATAGACATGATATGTGAGGAATCCGACCTCGTCCTCGGGAACTTGCACCTGGAATTCAGCATTGATTTTTTCGGCTGCTCTGTAAGCGATCTCATATTCCTTCGGAAAAGTCATTTTGGTTTCCTCTAAAAATGGGTTAACAATATCCATGCCGTTGCGCAAACGGTAAATGGTAAATTGGATATGGCTTGGGAGGGCTAAGTAGATTTTGTCGTTTAACTTGTCGGGAAACTGAAAGGCAATGTCCGCGATTATTTCATCAGTAATTCTCATAACCAACGGATCAATATCTTCCAGCAGGATTTGATACTGGCTCCACTCTTCACGGTCTTCCAGACGGAATAGCTTCTCAATCCGGGTGTCATCCCCTTCAATGATCCCCGATTCTTTCACCGCAAAGCCGATACCTTTGCCTATGATGACATATTCCTTACCATTTTTCCCTCCATGAACCATGACCACATTATTTCCGATTACACGTTGTACTTGAAACTGCTCGCTTTCCCGCGCCAAGTTCTTCCCTCCTTCCACTCATTGTCCCGATTTAGACATCAAAAAGAGCCAAGAATAGTCTTATATACTTAAGACAATCCTTGGCTCATGCCCTTTTACGGTAACACGCCACTAACTTATAGTTGATCACTTATGAGACTATCATAGATCATAGTCCGCTATGGCGTCAATGATAATTTTACAAATGTCAAGTTTGGAAGCACGCGGCTCTATTTAGTATGGCTGAGCCATTTGAATATCCGCGATACTACTTCATGCATCACTACCGGTTTACTAATGAAGTCAGTTGCTCCAGCAGACAAGCATTTCTCACGTTCTTCCTTCATCGTCTTAGCGGATATAGCTATAATGGGGATCTCCGGAAGAAGAAGCTCTTCGCGTATAATCGATAACGTATCATAACCATCCAGATTTGGCATCATAATGTCTAATAAAACGATATCTATATCAGACTGCTCCCGCACAATTTGCAGACATTCAAAACCGGTCTGTGCCGTCAGAATATTCATATCATAAGGCTCTAAGCCCTTTCTTAGTGCAAATATATTCCGCGTATCATCATCAACAATGAGAACTGTCTTGCCACACAGCTGCGGATATTCCAAGTCAAAAGTTTTTCCATTATTGATGGGATTTCTATATATATCTTCGATGGTTTCATGGGACGCAGCTACCTCAGAACGGAACTTTGAAGTTACAACATCGTATTCAGGATCCTCTTCTCGACATGGAAGGTATAACGTAAAGTTGCTGCCTTCACCTGGAACACTTTGCAGCAGAATCTGTCCACCTAGCAATTTGGCCAACTGAAGTGAAATAGACAGCCCAAGTCCAGTCCCACCGAACTTGCGTGCGGTTGATCCGTCAGCCTGGCGGAAAGCTTCAAAGATGAGCTCATTGTTCTCCTCCGAGATCCCAATACCACTATCCTTCACTGAAAAAGACAGCACAGGTCCCTCTAATTCATAAGAGGGGGAATGGAAAGATGCCAATCTGGTAATTTCTACGTGAACACTGCCCGTTTCTGTAAACTTAAAGGCATTCGATAGCAAATTGCGCAGAATCTGGTGCAGGCGCATTCCATCGGTATAGAATAGATCAGGCACATTATTCCCGATAGTTATTGAAAAATCTAGTTTTCTTTGTTCTGCAGTTTGACGGAAATGGGCTTGCAGCATTGGCGGAAGCTCTGTTAGATTAACCGCATCATATTCCACCAGCATTTTACCAGCCTCAACCTTGGACAAATCCAGAATATCATTAATCATATTAAGCAAATCACTGCCAGAGGCATAAATTACAGAAGCATACCCTTGCTCTTCTGGGTTCAAAGTATCATTTCGGTTCTCAGCCAACAACTGTGAGAGAATGAGCATACTATTAAGGGGAGTCCGTAGCTCATGGGACATGTTCGCCAGAAATTCTGATTTATAACGAGAACTAAGCTGCAATTGCTCATTAAATTCCTCGAGTTCAATAGCTGCAACCTCTGCTTCAGTTTTTTGGTTATTTAGATCCTTGTTTAGGGTGAGCAGCTCCTGTGTGTAACTTTGCAGCTCCTCGGACTGCACTTGTAATTCTTCAGACTGCACCTGCAGCTCTTCATTCATAACCTGCGATTCACCATATAATTTCTGAATCTCCATCCGAGTGGTTACGGAATTTAGGGTAACCCCCATCATATTTAAGAGATCAGTGAAAAGGTCCAGGTGATACGTTGCCCATTTAGTAAGTGAAGCTATCTCAACCACCGCTACGATATTATTCTCAAAAATAACTGGAGCGATCACTGCAAAACGAGGAGCAGTTCTTCCTAGACCGGAATGGATGCGGATATAATCCTCCGGTAAATCCTCAATGACCATCATGTGTTTATCCATTGCACACTGCCCAACAAGACCTTCTCCCAGACTAATGCTCTCGGTAGCTGGGAAGTTCTTATTTTGCCCGTTGCCTGCATACGTATAAATGCGCTCAAACTCTTTTTCTACATTTAATACATATATTGCACCGTACTGCATTTCCAGTATTGTGGACAATTTGTTCAAGAAGGTTCGACACATCAATGGAAGATCAACAGTTTCCTGAAGTAATACGGACATCAGCGTTAACTGTTCATTATTCCACTGTTCTCGCTGTACCGTCTCCAACAGTCGATTCGTCGCATCGCCCAGGTCATAGATTTCATCAATTGTCCTGACTTCAATCCGTTCTGACATATTACCGCCACTCGCAATATTATTGATCGCTAGAATTATCCGTTGGAGAGGGTTCACAATGCTTCTGGAGAGAACGATAGTGATGAGTGACGCTATTAATGTAACAACACTCCATAGGATATACATCGTTATTAATAGCTTATCGTTACCTTGTTTCAGGCTAATAACCCGTTCATTGGTTAAATCCCGTTCATTATCGCGGAAATATTCAGACTCTGAGCGTATCAGATCAATTAGTGGTTTACCGGTATCATTCTGAAAAAATGCTAAAACTGCTTCATCCTGTCCATTTCGCTTAAGGTCAATAACATATTCACCCGCCGAACTAACCCATAACTCAATATTACTCTTAATATCATCTAAATTCTGGATTTGGGATGGGTTATCAGCCATCAGACCTTTTAGCTTGGCATAATTAATACGCCATTCTACAAGCCCATCATTGTAGGGTGTAAGGTATTCCATATTGTCAGTGAGGGCATAACCTCTTTGACCCGTCTCCATATCCAATACATTCTTTTCAATTTGATAGGTAAGTTCATGCACCTGCACATCGTGCTCGCTTAGAAAGACCGTTTCTTTCTCCAATTCAGATATTCGATGAGATACAATGGCTAAAAATAAACCCAAAATTAGTAAAATAATGATATAACCTAGAGCAATTTTGCCGCGAATCTTCAGTTTCCATCGTTGCTTATCGAACAAAGGCTTAACCTCCATCAAGGTCCGTTTGTATATTCCTATAATTGTAAATGATGGTGTTAGAGTTAACAAGTATCTCTTTATAATGCAGCAGATTATAAGTAGCCTTCGCTATGTGGAATTTTGTCCTTTAGTTGTCGAATATTCGTCTCTAGTTTCATAATGATCTCTTCCAAGTCCTTAGGATCAATACCTTTAATTACAGGATCAGTAATTATTGGCAAGCCTTTGGTTTCAACCTTAATATCACGCAGCTCTAGCTGTTGCTCCTGCCATTTGTCCATAAGATCGGCAATCGTAGCATAGAATCGTTCGTAATCCTTAATTACACTATCCAGAAAAGTATCCACTTCTTCCGGGTCATAACCACGAAGCTTCTTACTGAATTCCTTTTCATGAATAGTTAATGCGTCGAGTCCTATGCCAAGTTGGCTGAATAACTTTCTCTGTTTGTCCAATCGGCGTTTCATGTGCTCATCCATCTGTGATTCCTCCTATGTATACTGCAAACTTTCAGCAGTAACAATTATATCAGTGTGAAAGCGACCTGGAAATATTACTATAGTAGTGACTTTTTAATTAGCCTGGATTTAAAAGTTATCCGCAACTGCTTTATTCAATATTCCCAGACAGCGGTCCAGATCAGTCTTCACCTGCTTCTTATACAGTTTAGCTTTATCCTCGCCGTCCGAAGTGAAATGATATAAGACGATTTCTTGAAAATCCACCTTCGGGTCATTGCCCTTTAATTGCTTGGTACGGTAAAGTATCCCCTGCTGCACCAATTCATGCAGGGCACGATAAATTTCACTCTGCGGGGGGAGTAGCCATGAGCCTTAAAATCACGTCGCATATCCTCAAGCATCTGATAACCATATCCGCGCTGCTGCTCCACCATTGTAATAAGATACACTTTGATAAAAGCCCGTTGGGCAATCATAAAGGCCATACGACACCTCCTAGGGAATGTATTCCTTATCTTTCTATAAGCCTATTATAAGCACTATTTTCCAACTTTCACAACCTGAAACTTGGATTTACTGGGCACACTTTTTCTATTTTTATTGTTGATAGGAAGCGCATACAGGTTGGATTTAGATTTTGTGGTGCTGGTGATTTTTTTTGATTTTCTATTATGAATTTTTCATATGATGAAATGTAGTGAATAGAAATCTGGCGTTAACGTTTAGACGTTTAATCGTAAAAAGTTCACACATTAAAAAGGCCACATTCGCTAGCGGATATCCGCTAGAAATGCAGCCTTGATTATATTTAGAGAAAGCTCGGGTTGTCGGGATTCTATTTACATTTTGTCTCGGTTGTACATATCGGGGTCAACTTCTGCGTTCATCGAACCTCTGTTCCCCAGCGAATTACCTACTTTTGTGTCATCTTCTATAATACCAGGGTTTGTAGGTCCTCTATCTGCCATCGAATTGCTTTCGGTTGAATCGCCTGCATAGGTTCCTTCATAACGATGGGTATTGAGTGAACTATTGCCTCTGAAGATATCATGAATATCATGGCCATGCCCATGTTCTTCTACTAACACAAGAATTTTGCCATTCTCTACATATTCCTCATATTCTCTCGCTTCATCCTCAGGGATGCCCAGTCCGATTAATCCTCCTACCAAACCTCCTGCGCCCGCGCCTATGGCTGCTCCAGTCAGTGTCGCCACAATTGGACCTGCCGCTAAGATTGCACCAATTCCCGGAATAGCCAAAGCACCGATGCCTGCCAGCAATCCGGCTACGCCACCCAATACGCCTCCTGTTGCAGCACCTGTAGCTACACCTTCTGGAGCCATTGTGCCCGTTTCATCCGAAATACTCCTAAGCTCATCACGGTCACGTGTAATAATTGAAATTTCGTCATTCTGAATGCCTTTGTTCTGCAGCCCTTCAATTGCTCTGGTTGCTTCTTGCTCCGTATCGAAGATACCTACGATTTTCTTAGTCACTTGAAGCCCTCCTTTGAAATTGTCGTTCGCTACATTATTACCCTGTATATCTTGGACAAAACATCAAATGTGAAAAACAGAATTTTTCGAGCAGGCCATCCTTTAATGCTTAGGACGTGTCCGGTTGGTCGGAACCGCCTGTAACGGATCATCCGGCCAGTAATGCTTCGGGTAGCGGCCCTTTAAATCTTTTTTGACTTCGAAATAGATCCCACGCCAAAAACTGGCAAGATCCGCTGTCACCTGCATCGGTCGTCTTGCCGGAGATAAGAGATGCATTACCACCGGGATCTTCCCACCACCTACCCTAGGGGTATCCAGTTGTCCGAACATTTCCTGCAGTCTGACCGCCAGCACTGGCGCCGTCGGATTATCATAATCTACTGGGATACGGGAACCGCTCGGCACAGTGATATGTGTAGGAGCTTCCTTGTCCAAGGTTTGACGTTGCTTCCAGTCCAGCATTTCTTCGAAGACACGGGATAAAGGAATGCGCTGAAGATCACGAAAAGCGCGCATGCCATGCGTATAGGGCTGCAGCCATGTGTTCAGAGATTCTAATAAAGCCTCATCCGAAACATCAGGCCAGTCTGCATGCACCATATGCATAAATACCATCCGCTGTCGCAGCTGCATCGTGTTTTTATCCCAAGGCAATAGAAGGAGCCCCTCAGCAGCAAGAGCCGTCAGTAGTACTTGTTCTGCTGCTTCTGCCGAAGGCCGTTCATGGGTAGTTTCCTTCAAGATCAGGCCACCTAGCATTGTGCGACGGCGAGCCTTGACGCTTTTGCTCTCCTTGTCCCAATACACTTCCGCTTCATCGGTGATCCTATCTGCATGGTGCTTCAACAGCTGTACTTCCTTCAGCTCTGCGGCCAGCATGATTTTGCCCTGTGCAGCTTTGTCATCCACTGAGGCTGCCACAATATAAGGACACCGCATAAGCGGTTGTCCTTCCCGCATCGCTGCGCCCCGACCGCTGGAGAGAACAAAAGCGCCATCGCCGCGCTTCTGCCCGATCCGGTCGGGATACGCGAACGACAGCAGCAGCCCGATGAGGCTGATGTCGTTCGGGGCTTCGCCTGGCGCGGCTTGCAGCTGCGCCAGGTAATTGCGGCTCTCGCGCTGCACCGCCCGCAGAGTCGCAAGATCTGCTCCGCCCGCGTCCCTGCCGGCGGAGCGCTCGAACCGAAGCAGCGCCTCGACGCGTAGCGTGAGGTCGCTATCTACGGCCGCGGGACCCCGGAAGAGGTCCCTCTCCTGCAGCAGCGCCGCCAGCCGGCAGGCGAGCGGCGTCGCGCCAAGCTCTTCCGCGCACAGCAGCATGTGCGCGATGCGCGGGTGCGCGCCAAGCGCGGCCATGCTGCGGCCGTGCGGCGTGATTGCGCCGCCGGCGTCGAGCGCGCCGAGCTGGCGCAGCAGCGCAGTGCCCTGCGCGTAAGGCGCAGCCGGCGGCGCGTCCAGCCAAGGCAGCGCGGCGGGATCGCGCACGCCCCATAGCGCCAGCTCCAGAGCCAGCTGCGCCAGGTCGGCCTCCATAATCTCCGGGACGTTGTCATCCGGAAGACGGTGGTGCTCCTCTTGGCTCCAGAGCCTGTAGCACACACCGGGGGCAGTGCGGCCTGCTCGCCCGCGCCGCTGGTCCGCCGATGCCTTGGACACAGGTACTGTTTCCAGGTGCGGCATGCCGGTACGCGGCGAGAATACCTGTGTTCGCCGCAACCCTGAATCAATCACTGTGAGCACACCATCGATGGTCAAGCTGGTCTCCGCAATGGATGTCGCCAGCACCACCTTCCGTTCACCTGCAACAGATGCAGCGACTGCCAAGTCCTGCATAGCCTGCGGCAGCTGTCCATACAGAGGACGAAGCACCGTGCTTGCGGGCAAGCTTCCGTTCTCCAGCTCGCTTTGAGTTCGGCGGATTTCCCGTTCACCTGGCAGAAAGACGAGCACATCTCCCTTCTGCTCAGCAAGGGCGCGATGTACAGAGGCTGCGGTGGATTTTTCTATGGGGAAGTTACCGGAGGCAGTAGCATAAATAGTCTGGACTGGATAGACTCTGCCCGGACAATCTACTACTGGCGCACCACCCAACATGGCGGATACCCGTTCACCATCCAGCGTAGCCGACATAATGAGAATACGAAGATCCTCACGCAATACAGTCTGTGCTTCCAGTGTAAGCGCAAGCCCCAGATCGGCATGCAGACTGCGCTCATGAAATTCATCAAAAATAACAAGACCTACGTCACCAAGCGACGGATCAGTTTGCAGCATCCTTGTCAGTACACCTTCGGTTACGACAACGATCCGCGTGTTCTTCCCTACTCGGGTGTCCATACGCATACGGTATCCAACCCTTTGCCCGACAGTTTCGCCAAGACACGACGCCATGTAAGTAGCCGCTGATCTAGCGGCAAGTCTTCTGGGTTCCAGCATAAGAATGGTTTTGTCCTGCATCCACGGTTCGTCCAGAAAAGCCGGAGGCGTTCCGGTCGTCTTGCCCGCACCCGGTTCGGCAATCAAAATGGCTGCCCGCGAGGCGTTTAATATTATTTTCAGCTCAGGAAGTACCTGCATAATGGGTAGTTGATTCATTTTATCTCTCCATGATCTATTATTATCCTTGTAATCATGGGCGATAATTCCGGAAAGATCAAGTTTGAGAATAGATCCTGCGAGCTTAGTTATCCTCTCCAGTCACTCGCTCCCGTATTTTATCACTATATTGGATAAATGCAGCATTACTCTCGCAGCCGCGCTGTCGCAGCAGCTCTTGCAGACGCAGCTTTTTCAGAGACAGCTTTGTTTCCAGTGCTTTTCCTTCACTAGTAACAGCATTTCCGCTATTCTGGCAAGTAACCAGCAGTTCTTCCAGCGTGACACACTCCGCCCGCAGTGTCACCTCTTCCGGCAACAGTCCGGCATTCTTCATAATCTTGTAGGAAATACGCAACTCCTCCGGCACACCAGACAGATCTTCAAGTACCAGCGGTTTACCGTGTCCTGGCAGTCCTTGAAACTCCCCGTTGCGCATAGCCTCCTGAATTTTCTGCTCAGCCAACCAAGATAAAATCTCCATTCTACCCCTCCTAAACATACCCTATATTATTTCAGCTTGTGATAGCCACGCTCACCATAAGGGGAAAGCTTCTCCAGCCATTTTTTCTCTAGGTCAGGCAGCATTTTATGATATTTTGCCATATCCGATTTATCCTGCACAAACTCTTCTTGTGGTTTAATTTCTTCGAGAATTTCAAAGCTAAACCCTGCTTCTCCATATTTCTTCCAATCGGCTTCGAGCTCCTTATTCGTATGGTTGGCGAAATCGAGCATGAATTTGTGCTTATTCCAGACACCCTCCAGATTCAGAGTGCTTCCTACCAACGATTTTCCATTGTGATTATTCAGAATTCGGTAAGCCCCCATCTGTCTGTGTGTATGTGCGTAGTTGTAGGCCAGTTCTTTACGTTTTGCTTTTTCCATGGTCTCATTTCTCTCCCTTATCACTTCATCTATAATTTCACCCAATAATAGCTTCCGTCCTCTTCTCGTTCGAGTAGTTCATAGTCAATTAAATAGCGGCGCAGCGTAACGTAGTCTGGATAGGCTGCGCTCAAAATAAGATTAACTTCCTTCTCCGTATACTCTCGGCCGGTTTCGAAGCGTTTGATCAGTTGACGCAGGATAGCGGCTTTGCGCTTCTGTTTCTTGGGGAATTCCGCTAAGGGACCTTCTGG comes from Paenibacillus sp. 19GGS1-52 and encodes:
- a CDS encoding CHASE3 domain-containing protein — translated: MFDKQRWKLKIRGKIALGYIIILLILGLFLAIVSHRISELEKETVFLSEHDVQVHELTYQIEKNVLDMETGQRGYALTDNMEYLTPYNDGLVEWRINYAKLKGLMADNPSQIQNLDDIKSNIELWVSSAGEYVIDLKRNGQDEAVLAFFQNDTGKPLIDLIRSESEYFRDNERDLTNERVISLKQGNDKLLITMYILWSVVTLIASLITIVLSRSIVNPLQRIILAINNIASGGNMSERIEVRTIDEIYDLGDATNRLLETVQREQWNNEQLTLMSVLLQETVDLPLMCRTFLNKLSTILEMQYGAIYVLNVEKEFERIYTYAGNGQNKNFPATESISLGEGLVGQCAMDKHMMVIEDLPEDYIRIHSGLGRTAPRFAVIAPVIFENNIVAVVEIASLTKWATYHLDLFTDLLNMMGVTLNSVTTRMEIQKLYGESQVMNEELQVQSEELQVQSEELQSYTQELLTLNKDLNNQKTEAEVAAIELEEFNEQLQLSSRYKSEFLANMSHELRTPLNSMLILSQLLAENRNDTLNPEEQGYASVIYASGSDLLNMINDILDLSKVEAGKMLVEYDAVNLTELPPMLQAHFRQTAEQRKLDFSITIGNNVPDLFYTDGMRLHQILRNLLSNAFKFTETGSVHVEITRLASFHSPSYELEGPVLSFSVKDSGIGISEENNELIFEAFRQADGSTARKFGGTGLGLSISLQLAKLLGGQILLQSVPGEGSNFTLYLPCREEDPEYDVVTSKFRSEVAASHETIEDIYRNPINNGKTFDLEYPQLCGKTVLIVDDDTRNIFALRKGLEPYDMNILTAQTGFECLQIVREQSDIDIVLLDIMMPNLDGYDTLSIIREELLLPEIPIIAISAKTMKEEREKCLSAGATDFISKPVVMHEVVSRIFKWLSHTK
- the hrpB gene encoding ATP-dependent helicase HrpB; this translates as MNQLPIMQVLPELKIILNASRAAILIAEPGAGKTTGTPPAFLDEPWMQDKTILMLEPRRLAARSAATYMASCLGETVGQRVGYRMRMDTRVGKNTRIVVVTEGVLTRMLQTDPSLGDVGLVIFDEFHERSLHADLGLALTLEAQTVLREDLRILIMSATLDGERVSAMLGGAPVVDCPGRVYPVQTIYATASGNFPIEKSTAASVHRALAEQKGDVLVFLPGEREIRRTQSELENGSLPASTVLRPLYGQLPQAMQDLAVAASVAGERKVVLATSIAETSLTIDGVLTVIDSGLRRTQVFSPRTGMPHLETVPVSKASADQRRGRAGRTAPGVCYRLWSQEEHHRLPDDNVPEIMEADLAQLALELALWGVRDPAALPWLDAPPAAPYAQGTALLRQLGALDAGGAITPHGRSMAALGAHPRIAHMLLCAEELGATPLACRLAALLQERDLFRGPAAVDSDLTLRVEALLRFERSAGRDAGGADLATLRAVQRESRNYLAQLQAAPGEAPNDISLIGLLLSFAYPDRIGQKRGDGAFVLSSGRGAAMREGQPLMRCPYIVAASVDDKAAQGKIMLAAELKEVQLLKHHADRITDEAEVYWDKESKSVKARRRTMLGGLILKETTHERPSAEAAEQVLLTALAAEGLLLLPWDKNTMQLRQRMVFMHMVHADWPDVSDEALLESLNTWLQPYTHGMRAFRDLQRIPLSRVFEEMLDWKQRQTLDKEAPTHITVPSGSRIPVDYDNPTAPVLAVRLQEMFGQLDTPRVGGGKIPVVMHLLSPARRPMQVTADLASFWRGIYFEVKKDLKGRYPKHYWPDDPLQAVPTNRTRPKH
- a CDS encoding PRD domain-containing protein, coding for MARESEQFQVQRVIGNNVVMVHGGKNGKEYVIIGKGIGFAVKESGIIEGDDTRIEKLFRLEDREEWSQYQILLEDIDPLVMRITDEIIADIAFQFPDKLNDKIYLALPSHIQFTIYRLRNGMDIVNPFLEETKMTFPKEYEIAYRAAEKINAEFQVQVPEDEVGFLTYHVYSAVSNVPVGQLVKASNIVSELMDVIRDEGNITFEHGSMNHVRLMIHLRFSLERILQKSFIDNPFVKHIKKEYKVEYKLAQKLGTIMRKSLDVDIPEEELCFMAMHLHRLFQTSRKHK
- a CDS encoding PTS glucose transporter subunit IIA, translated to MFSKWKSKKEEKHTQLVVEITAPITGMAVPLAQVPDDTFAGGHMGNGIAIQPTEGILKAPFDGKVAHIVKSSHALILEHSSGLQLLLHIGIDTVSLKGNGFISHVASGDTVKAGQTLIEFDLEVIRAAGFDTISPIIVTATEEIMPEVECHYGQVTAGEHVILSVVSKQ
- the nagE gene encoding N-acetylglucosamine-specific PTS transporter subunit IIBC yields the protein MLAFLQKLGKSLMLPVATLPAAAILQGFGLIDYEKDIHFGSTVGGFLNQYVAPFLNAGAGAIFGNLALIFAVGVAIGFAGDAVAALSAIISYLVLTKILAIVPLQFSFINDDVVLNMGVLGGIFAGAWAAFLYKRYHNIKMPDWLGFFAGKRFVPIITAASMMVLAVFVGMIWSPVQDVINDFGNWVVGLGALGAFIFGTANRLLIPIGLHHVINTIAWFQIGDFTNAAGDVVHGDLTRFFAGDKTAGMFMSGFFPIMMFALPGAALAFIHTAKPEKRKMVASIFIGSAIASFLTGITEPLEFSFMFVAPLLYLVHALLTGFSMALLYILDVKLGFGFSAGLIDYLVNLKSSTNAWLLIPIGLAFFVLYYVLFRFIITKFNLKTPGREDDVEDELEEVSVGGAKISASSRAAKILENIGGPSNIRNIDACITRLRLIVNDDKAVKDSALKQLGASGVMRLGQGAVQIVFGPQSEQIKDDINKLL
- a CDS encoding DnaJ family domain-containing protein, coding for MEILSWLAEQKIQEAMRNGEFQGLPGHGKPLVLEDLSGVPEELRISYKIMKNAGLLPEEVTLRAECVTLEELLVTCQNSGNAVTSEGKALETKLSLKKLRLQELLRQRGCESNAAFIQYSDKIRERVTGEDN
- a CDS encoding DivIVA domain-containing protein, whose translation is MDEHMKRRLDKQRKLFSQLGIGLDALTIHEKEFSKKLRGYDPEEVDTFLDSVIKDYERFYATIADLMDKWQEQQLELRDIKVETKGLPIITDPVIKGIDPKDLEEIIMKLETNIRQLKDKIPHSEGYL
- a CDS encoding general stress protein, producing the protein MTKKIVGIFDTEQEATRAIEGLQNKGIQNDEISIITRDRDELRSISDETGTMAPEGVATGAATGGVLGGVAGLLAGIGALAIPGIGAILAAGPIVATLTGAAIGAGAGGLVGGLIGLGIPEDEAREYEEYVENGKILVLVEEHGHGHDIHDIFRGNSSLNTHRYEGTYAGDSTESNSMADRGPTNPGIIEDDTKVGNSLGNRGSMNAEVDPDMYNRDKM